From Deltaproteobacteria bacterium, one genomic window encodes:
- the groL gene encoding chaperonin GroEL (60 kDa chaperone family; promotes refolding of misfolded polypeptides especially under stressful conditions; forms two stacked rings of heptamers to form a barrel-shaped 14mer; ends can be capped by GroES; misfolded proteins enter the barrel where they are refolded when GroES binds) — MAKKVVYLHEKARVGILRGVNLLADAAQVTLGPKGRNVLLQKSFGAPVVTKDGVTVVKEIELEDKFENMGAKMIREVAQKTADNAGDGTTTATVLSRAIVREGLRLQAAGFDPMEIKRGIDAAVEKIVEGIKEQSRSVRGKEQLAQVGTIAANGEREVGEILAEAMERVGKAGVITIEEAKGLTTVLDVVEGMRFDRGYLSPYFVTNAEKMTTELEDCYILFHEKKISGMRDILPLLEKVAQSGKPVLLIAEDVDGEALATLVVNKLRGSLRCSAVKAPGFGDRRKAMLEDMAILSGGKVIAEELGLKLENVGLGDLGRCKRVIIDKDNTTLVGGAGKKSDVQGRVQQIRAQIEETTSDYDREKLQERLAKLAGGVAIIRVGAATEVEMKERKARVDDAMHATKAASEEGIVAGGGVALVRGQKKLDELQMTGEQARGVAIVRRAIEEPLRQIAANAGAEPSVVINKVKEGKDDFGFNAGTDKFENLLKAGVIDSAKVVRVALQNAASVAGMLLTMEAAIAEKPEKKQPVGGHGHDHDHDHDFDDEY, encoded by the coding sequence ATGGCGAAGAAGGTCGTGTACCTGCATGAGAAGGCGCGAGTTGGCATCCTTCGAGGAGTCAACCTTCTTGCAGATGCAGCCCAAGTTACCCTTGGCCCGAAAGGGCGCAACGTCCTGCTCCAGAAGAGCTTCGGCGCTCCAGTCGTAACGAAAGACGGAGTTACTGTCGTAAAAGAAATCGAACTCGAAGACAAGTTCGAGAATATGGGCGCGAAAATGATTCGCGAAGTCGCCCAAAAGACCGCCGACAATGCCGGAGATGGCACGACCACGGCGACCGTTCTCTCGCGCGCGATCGTTCGCGAGGGACTGCGCCTTCAAGCGGCCGGGTTCGACCCCATGGAGATTAAACGCGGGATCGATGCCGCCGTCGAAAAGATCGTCGAAGGCATTAAAGAACAAAGTCGCTCGGTACGAGGGAAAGAACAGCTTGCCCAGGTGGGTACCATTGCCGCCAATGGCGAACGCGAAGTCGGCGAAATTCTCGCCGAAGCGATGGAGCGCGTCGGCAAGGCCGGCGTCATCACTATAGAAGAGGCGAAAGGGCTCACGACCGTCCTCGATGTCGTCGAAGGCATGCGCTTCGATCGTGGCTATCTCTCTCCCTATTTCGTCACCAACGCAGAGAAAATGACCACAGAGCTGGAGGATTGCTACATCCTTTTCCACGAGAAGAAGATCTCCGGTATGCGCGACATCCTCCCGCTGCTGGAAAAAGTCGCCCAGAGCGGCAAACCGGTCCTCCTGATTGCCGAAGACGTCGATGGCGAAGCCTTGGCCACCCTGGTGGTGAACAAACTGCGAGGCTCCTTGCGCTGCTCGGCGGTCAAAGCCCCGGGTTTCGGTGATCGCCGAAAAGCGATGCTGGAAGACATGGCGATTCTGTCCGGCGGAAAAGTGATTGCCGAAGAATTAGGACTGAAACTAGAGAACGTCGGACTCGGCGACCTCGGTCGCTGCAAGCGGGTGATTATCGACAAGGATAACACCACGCTAGTCGGCGGCGCGGGAAAAAAGAGCGACGTGCAAGGGCGGGTACAGCAAATCCGTGCACAGATCGAGGAGACGACCTCGGATTATGATCGCGAAAAGCTGCAAGAACGCTTGGCGAAACTCGCCGGCGGCGTCGCGATCATTCGAGTTGGCGCGGCGACCGAAGTGGAAATGAAAGAACGCAAAGCGCGGGTTGACGACGCCATGCACGCCACGAAAGCAGCCTCCGAGGAAGGCATTGTCGCCGGCGGCGGCGTGGCGCTCGTGCGCGGGCAAAAAAAGCTTGACGAACTGCAAATGACCGGAGAACAAGCGCGAGGCGTGGCCATCGTGCGGCGCGCGATCGAAGAGCCGCTGCGGCAAATTGCGGCCAATGCCGGTGCCGAGCCTTCTGTGGTCATCAATAAGGTCAAGGAAGGCAAAGATGACTTTGGCTTCAATGCTGGCACCGACAAATTCGAGAATTTGCTGAAGGCCGGTGTCATCGATTCCGCGAAAGTCGTTCGCGTCGCGTTGCAGAACGCGGCCAGCGTGGCCGGTATGCTGTTGACTATGGAAGCGGCCATCGCCGAAAAGCCGGAAAAGAAACAACCCGTTGGCGGGCACGGTCATGATCACGATCATGACCACGATTTTGACGACGAATACTAG
- a CDS encoding D-alanyl-D-alanine carboxypeptidase — translation MQKAPTRQKAKATDVTKPSQARFVKKPGKGKVRRNLLARRRAPRRDIAPATSYSFLNETPPLPPPHTFAAALLADAETGQVLFSLNDHREWPTASLAKMMVALLTLEAVEKKEVAFDTTVVVSNRASRAGGRTIRLRPGEEFPLEDLLQAMMVTSANDAAVALAERLKGSVEACVEAMNRRAFQLAMTETLFQTPNGMPLNDGTPPDMSSAADLLILGRALAKHPWLLYWTSLDRIPFRDGRMSLPNTNHLVGRVQGVDGLKTGFTAKARFNLVTTAQRGSRRLIAVVLGGQSSSLRFHTAENLLEWGFAHLPHANALEGRRLPTPELALRRGDTVRPSPFVESHDPSVPPEHSRAFHPTASVPLRH, via the coding sequence GTGCAGAAAGCACCAACGCGACAGAAAGCCAAAGCCACTGACGTGACCAAGCCTTCCCAGGCCCGGTTCGTGAAAAAGCCTGGGAAAGGGAAGGTAAGAAGGAACCTGCTCGCGCGGCGACGCGCGCCTCGAAGGGATATTGCTCCGGCAACCTCATATTCGTTCCTTAACGAAACCCCGCCCCTTCCTCCGCCTCATACCTTTGCCGCCGCACTGCTCGCCGACGCGGAAACTGGACAGGTCCTGTTTTCTCTCAACGATCACCGCGAATGGCCGACGGCGTCTCTCGCGAAAATGATGGTGGCCTTGCTTACGCTGGAAGCCGTGGAAAAAAAGGAAGTGGCGTTCGATACTACCGTCGTCGTCAGCAATCGAGCGAGTCGGGCCGGAGGGCGAACGATTCGTTTGCGCCCAGGCGAGGAGTTTCCGCTTGAGGACTTGTTGCAGGCAATGATGGTTACCTCGGCAAACGATGCGGCCGTAGCGCTTGCCGAACGGCTCAAGGGATCGGTGGAAGCCTGCGTCGAGGCGATGAACCGGCGTGCGTTTCAGCTCGCTATGACGGAGACGCTCTTTCAAACACCCAATGGCATGCCGCTCAACGATGGGACTCCGCCCGACATGTCTTCCGCCGCAGATTTGCTGATCCTCGGTCGTGCCTTAGCGAAGCACCCATGGCTGCTGTACTGGACCTCGCTTGATCGTATCCCCTTCCGCGATGGACGCATGTCGCTCCCGAATACCAATCATCTGGTCGGACGGGTGCAAGGAGTAGACGGGTTGAAAACCGGATTTACGGCCAAGGCCCGCTTCAATCTCGTTACCACCGCGCAACGGGGCTCGCGCCGACTGATTGCCGTCGTGCTTGGCGGGCAAAGCAGCAGCCTGCGTTTCCATACGGCAGAAAATCTCCTTGAGTGGGGATTCGCTCACTTACCGCACGCGAACGCCCTGGAAGGACGGCGTCTTCCTACTCCAGAGCTGGCGTTGCGACGCGGCGACACCGTCAGGCCCTCACCTTTTGTGGAAAGCCACGACCCCTCGGTGCCTCCGGAACACTCCCGCGCGTTCCATCCTACGGCCTCAGTTCCTCTGCGCCACTGA
- a CDS encoding MerR family transcriptional regulator — translation MEKIDQVELPNKLYFRIGEVAKILGVKPYVLRYWETEFSVLKPGKTPSRHRLYRRRDVETLLEIKHLLYEEGFTIAGAKKRIKDVERSEETALPLPEPSDKVLLPVVDHRALLRDIREEVLFLRAKLSEKIR, via the coding sequence ATGGAAAAAATAGATCAGGTCGAACTTCCCAATAAGTTGTACTTCCGTATTGGCGAAGTCGCTAAAATTCTCGGTGTCAAGCCATATGTTTTGCGCTACTGGGAGACGGAGTTTTCCGTCCTGAAGCCAGGAAAGACTCCCTCGCGACATCGGCTCTATCGGCGCCGCGATGTAGAGACCCTGCTGGAGATCAAACACCTGCTTTACGAAGAAGGGTTTACCATCGCCGGGGCGAAGAAACGCATCAAAGACGTCGAACGCAGTGAGGAAACCGCTCTCCCGCTGCCAGAACCCTCCGACAAGGTGTTGTTGCCAGTCGTCGACCATCGCGCGCTGCTGCGTGACATTCGGGAGGAAGTGCTGTTCCTCCGTGCGAAATTGTCGGAGAAAATCCGCTAG
- a CDS encoding integration host factor subunit alpha, protein MTKADIVERIYEKVGFSKKEATDIVESIFEIIKTRLENGEKVKISGFGNFVINAKRPRKGRNPQTGEEIVISGRRVLSFKPSPVLKKSINTL, encoded by the coding sequence ATGACGAAAGCGGATATTGTTGAGCGTATCTACGAGAAGGTTGGGTTCTCCAAGAAAGAGGCGACCGATATCGTCGAATCCATCTTCGAGATCATCAAGACGCGACTCGAAAATGGCGAGAAAGTCAAGATTTCCGGCTTCGGGAATTTCGTGATCAATGCGAAACGGCCACGCAAAGGACGGAACCCGCAAACCGGCGAGGAAATCGTCATTTCCGGTCGGCGCGTCTTGTCGTTCAAACCGAGTCCGGTACTGAAAAAGTCGATTAATACGCTCTGA
- a CDS encoding phenylalanine--tRNA ligase subunit beta encodes MKVTLNWLREFVAIELPLDRLADRLAMAGFEVESLAEQGAAAFSVAQIVQLAPHPQSDHLVVCQVTTGGDAFPVVCGATNMKVEDRVALAPEGTSLPDGRRVERTEIRGQLSCGMLCSEQELGLSTDHSGLLILPQTAPLGGAVYDFLGLRDTIIDIAVTANRGDCLSVVGLAREIAALTGATFEMKTPRVRERGAEIGALARVRIDDPDLCPRYAARAFEGVRVVPSPAWMRWRLEAAGIRSINNLVDITNYVMIERGQPLHAFDLPSLAGAEIIVRRARETKTLRTLDDQERSLDAEDLLICDRDRGVAIAGIMGGANSEVRETTTTVLLESAYFVPETVRRTARRLGLRSEASHRFQRGVDPQGTVLALDRAAALIRQLAGGLIGRGVIDVAPRPFQPLAIPLRAQRIDSFLGTPVGKEEIKPRLHTLGMVVTKTGKDTWKVSPPSYRSDITQEADLIEEIARLRGYDTIPTILPKSDMQEKQLDVEGTLGCRLRTVLANQGLAEMLNMSFTSARMNALFPGIVAEAMPIALLNPLSQEDAEMRLSLLTNVVRALQLNLRQGENQVAAFELGKVFSKKKGAALDQRQEHLCLSGVLYGSWPTAGIGREGTPLRFSDLKGVLETLWQELHSSHTLQWTRVNGAPFLHPGKAATLVANGKSLGVAGALHPVHCAELALAEAPWMFELDFAALSHCARPVNTYRSLPRFPAVVRDIALIAEDELPAQAVIDAVLALDNPLITDLHLFDLYRGLPIPERKKSLAYSIAYRAPDRTLTAQEINTLHTQVVEHIVRTLGVDIRGLTSSGGDSGGAL; translated from the coding sequence ATGAAAGTCACCCTCAACTGGCTGCGCGAATTCGTTGCCATCGAGTTGCCGCTCGATCGCTTGGCGGACCGCCTTGCTATGGCTGGGTTTGAAGTCGAGAGTCTTGCCGAGCAGGGTGCGGCAGCGTTTTCCGTTGCACAAATCGTCCAGCTCGCTCCGCACCCGCAATCTGACCATCTCGTGGTCTGTCAAGTCACCACCGGCGGCGACGCCTTCCCGGTGGTGTGTGGTGCGACCAACATGAAGGTAGAGGATCGCGTCGCGCTCGCCCCTGAAGGGACAAGCCTGCCGGATGGCCGTCGCGTGGAACGCACCGAGATTCGCGGGCAATTATCGTGCGGTATGCTGTGTTCCGAGCAGGAACTTGGCCTTTCCACCGATCATAGCGGTTTACTGATTCTCCCACAGACCGCTCCTCTTGGGGGGGCTGTCTACGACTTCCTAGGTTTACGAGACACGATCATCGATATTGCCGTAACGGCAAATCGCGGCGACTGTTTAAGCGTCGTTGGCTTAGCCAGAGAAATTGCCGCCTTGACCGGAGCGACATTCGAGATGAAGACTCCGCGCGTGCGCGAACGCGGCGCGGAGATCGGAGCGCTTGCTCGGGTGCGGATCGACGATCCCGACTTGTGTCCGCGTTACGCCGCCCGCGCCTTCGAGGGCGTACGAGTCGTCCCTTCACCGGCATGGATGCGCTGGCGATTGGAAGCTGCAGGAATTCGCTCGATCAATAATCTGGTGGATATCACCAACTATGTCATGATCGAGCGCGGGCAACCCTTGCACGCTTTCGATCTTCCCTCCTTAGCTGGTGCCGAAATTATCGTGCGGCGCGCGCGTGAGACGAAAACGTTGCGTACGCTCGACGATCAAGAGCGCTCACTCGATGCTGAAGACCTACTCATCTGCGACCGTGATCGCGGGGTGGCGATCGCCGGCATTATGGGCGGTGCCAACTCAGAGGTGCGAGAGACGACCACCACGGTCTTGCTTGAAAGTGCGTATTTCGTGCCGGAGACCGTTCGTCGCACTGCCCGTCGGCTCGGCCTGCGCAGCGAAGCGTCCCATCGTTTTCAACGCGGCGTCGATCCCCAAGGCACGGTGCTGGCGCTCGACCGCGCCGCCGCGCTCATCCGCCAACTGGCCGGCGGCCTAATCGGTCGCGGTGTGATCGATGTTGCGCCTCGGCCGTTCCAACCGCTGGCGATTCCCCTGCGAGCGCAGCGCATCGACTCCTTTCTTGGCACTCCAGTGGGGAAAGAAGAAATCAAGCCGCGTTTGCATACGCTCGGCATGGTGGTCACCAAAACCGGAAAGGACACTTGGAAAGTTTCCCCGCCCTCTTATCGCTCCGACATTACCCAAGAAGCCGATTTGATAGAAGAAATCGCGCGCTTGCGGGGATACGACACGATTCCGACCATTTTGCCCAAGTCGGACATGCAAGAGAAACAGCTCGATGTAGAAGGCACCCTTGGCTGCCGCCTGCGCACGGTGCTGGCGAATCAAGGCTTGGCGGAAATGCTCAACATGAGTTTCACGTCAGCGCGGATGAATGCCTTGTTCCCTGGGATTGTTGCCGAGGCCATGCCGATTGCGCTCCTGAATCCACTCTCTCAGGAAGATGCCGAGATGAGGTTGAGTTTGTTGACTAATGTCGTCCGCGCGCTCCAACTGAACCTACGTCAGGGCGAGAATCAGGTCGCTGCTTTTGAATTAGGGAAGGTGTTTTCCAAGAAAAAGGGGGCCGCGCTCGACCAGCGGCAAGAACATCTGTGCTTGTCGGGCGTGCTCTACGGCAGTTGGCCAACTGCCGGGATCGGGAGGGAGGGAACTCCGCTTCGCTTCTCGGACCTCAAGGGCGTGCTCGAGACGCTGTGGCAAGAGTTGCACTCTTCCCATACGCTGCAATGGACGAGAGTGAATGGTGCGCCATTTTTACATCCGGGAAAAGCGGCCACATTGGTGGCAAACGGTAAATCGCTTGGGGTGGCTGGTGCGCTACATCCGGTCCACTGCGCGGAATTAGCATTGGCAGAAGCCCCTTGGATGTTCGAACTCGACTTCGCGGCGCTGAGCCACTGTGCCCGACCGGTGAATACCTATCGCTCTCTCCCGCGGTTTCCGGCGGTGGTGCGCGATATCGCCCTCATCGCTGAAGACGAGTTGCCGGCCCAAGCCGTGATCGATGCCGTGCTGGCGCTCGACAATCCTTTAATTACCGACCTGCATTTGTTCGACCTCTATCGTGGCCTGCCGATCCCAGAGCGGAAAAAGAGTCTCGCCTATTCGATTGCGTACCGCGCGCCGGATCGCACCCTGACCGCGCAAGAAATCAACACGTTACACACGCAGGTGGTCGAGCATATCGTGCGGACGCTTGGTGTCGACATCCGAGGCTTGACGAGCAGTGGTGGAGATAGTGGAGGCGCATTATGA
- the pheS gene encoding phenylalanine--tRNA ligase subunit alpha: protein METDLLRIRDEALSALDTCQDEASLEAFRVRVFGKKGELTSVLRSLGSLPPEQRRAVGEQANQLKELLETQLTIRRARLQDEQRARSVAAERIDITEPGVRRLRGSQHPLLQTLDETIAIFTAMGFEAARGPDIEDDYHNFAALNIPADHPAREMQDTFFVGPEVVLRTQTSPVQIRVMESRQPPIQIIVPGMVYRNDAPDQTHSPVFCQLEGLMVGTDICFAHLKGVLTAFVHTLFGTDTPVRFRPSYFPFTEPSAEVDMGCVICGGHEKHCPVCKGSGWLEVLGSGMVHPNVFRAVGYDPEIYSGFAFGMGIDRIAMLRYGIDDIRLFYANDLRFLRQFS, encoded by the coding sequence ATGGAAACCGATCTGCTCCGTATTCGCGACGAGGCCCTGTCCGCTCTCGATACCTGCCAGGATGAGGCAAGTCTCGAAGCCTTTCGGGTGCGTGTCTTCGGAAAAAAAGGCGAACTCACCTCGGTCTTGCGTAGCTTGGGCAGTTTGCCGCCCGAACAACGTCGCGCCGTGGGCGAGCAGGCGAACCAACTGAAGGAACTCCTCGAAACCCAGCTCACGATCCGGCGCGCTCGACTCCAAGACGAGCAGCGCGCTCGAAGTGTGGCTGCGGAACGCATCGACATTACCGAACCCGGCGTGCGCCGTCTGCGTGGCTCTCAACATCCGCTCCTGCAAACTCTGGATGAAACCATCGCGATCTTCACGGCTATGGGGTTCGAAGCCGCGCGCGGGCCGGACATCGAAGACGATTACCATAACTTTGCTGCGCTCAACATTCCCGCCGATCATCCTGCTCGGGAAATGCAGGATACGTTTTTTGTCGGGCCGGAGGTGGTGCTGCGCACCCAAACCTCGCCCGTGCAGATTCGCGTGATGGAAAGCCGGCAACCACCGATTCAGATTATTGTCCCCGGCATGGTGTACCGTAATGATGCTCCAGACCAAACACATTCACCCGTATTTTGTCAACTTGAAGGGTTGATGGTCGGCACGGACATTTGTTTTGCCCATCTCAAAGGGGTGCTCACGGCCTTCGTGCATACGCTGTTCGGCACCGACACGCCGGTGCGCTTTCGTCCTAGTTATTTTCCCTTCACGGAACCTAGCGCTGAAGTCGATATGGGATGTGTCATCTGCGGCGGACATGAGAAGCATTGCCCAGTGTGCAAAGGCAGCGGCTGGCTAGAAGTGCTGGGGTCAGGCATGGTCCACCCCAATGTGTTTCGTGCGGTCGGTTACGATCCAGAAATCTACTCGGGATTCGCTTTCGGCATGGGCATCGACCGGATCGCCATGCTTAGATATGGCATCGACGACATTCGTTTGTTTTACGCAAACGATTTACGTTTTCTGCGGCAATTCTCATGA
- the rplT gene encoding 50S ribosomal protein L20, translating into MPRAKRGFKARRRRKKILKLAKGFTGGRRRQYRQARETAERGLVYAYRDRRVKKRMFRRLWNVRINAAARLNGLSYSRLIHGLSQANIAIDRKILAVLAVHDAEAFATVVNLAKQRLAIAA; encoded by the coding sequence ATGCCACGAGCAAAACGAGGCTTTAAGGCACGACGCCGAAGAAAGAAGATCCTCAAACTCGCCAAGGGCTTCACTGGCGGCCGCCGCCGTCAGTATCGGCAGGCGCGAGAAACCGCCGAGCGCGGCTTGGTTTATGCCTATCGCGATCGCCGCGTCAAAAAGCGCATGTTCCGCCGCCTGTGGAATGTGCGGATCAATGCTGCGGCGCGACTGAACGGCTTGAGCTACAGCCGTCTGATTCACGGTCTCAGTCAAGCGAATATCGCAATCGACCGCAAGATTCTCGCTGTGTTGGCAGTCCATGATGCCGAAGCGTTTGCCACGGTAGTGAACCTGGCAAAACAGCGCCTTGCTATCGCGGCCTAA
- the rpmI gene encoding 50S ribosomal protein L35 — MPKIKTRRGAAKRFKITGSGKVLRKSAYLRHQLSAKTRKQKRRLRHPALVAATDARAIKRLIPYL, encoded by the coding sequence ATGCCAAAAATCAAAACTCGCCGTGGAGCGGCGAAACGATTCAAAATCACCGGGTCAGGCAAGGTGCTACGGAAAAGCGCCTACCTGCGCCACCAGCTTTCCGCGAAAACCCGCAAACAAAAACGGCGTCTCCGCCATCCGGCTCTGGTCGCCGCCACCGACGCACGGGCGATCAAGCGCCTGATTCCCTACCTGTAA
- a CDS encoding translation initiation factor IF-3 has product MRINQQIRSREVRVIEADGQQVGVLPLGEALRLAEGKELDLVEVSPTATPPVCRIMDYGKFRYLQKKKVQESRKNQTQVLVKEVKLGSRTSEHDIDFKVTHIRRFLEKKQRVKISVLFRGREITHPEIGRELLEQVVEKVQDMGSPEGQARLEGRNMSVLMVPR; this is encoded by the coding sequence GTGCGGATCAATCAACAGATCCGCTCGCGTGAAGTCCGGGTCATCGAGGCCGATGGACAACAAGTCGGCGTTTTGCCCTTGGGAGAAGCACTGCGTCTGGCGGAAGGCAAAGAACTCGATCTGGTTGAGGTATCGCCTACGGCGACGCCGCCGGTCTGCCGGATCATGGACTATGGCAAGTTCCGCTATCTGCAAAAGAAGAAAGTTCAAGAGTCGCGGAAAAATCAGACGCAAGTGTTAGTGAAAGAAGTAAAGCTGGGCTCGCGAACCAGCGAACATGACATCGACTTCAAAGTGACGCATATTCGCCGGTTCCTCGAAAAGAAGCAACGCGTGAAAATCTCCGTGCTTTTCCGGGGCAGAGAAATCACCCACCCCGAAATTGGGAGAGAGTTGTTGGAGCAAGTCGTCGAAAAAGTCCAGGATATGGGTTCGCCAGAAGGGCAGGCCCGTCTGGAAGGCCGTAATATGTCAGTCTTAATGGTTCCGAGGTAA
- the thrS gene encoding threonine--tRNA ligase, translated as MSANASHITVTLPGGEQRSLPSGTAPRDIFSKADKAIAAQVNGKVVDLARPLTEDCTIDLVAPASPAGLEVLRHSTAHLMAQAVKRLFPSCQITIGPVIANGFYYDFKYDRAFTPEDLVQIEAEMKKIVSENFPISREELPRDQAVRFFRTMGEDYKAEIIASIPSDEPISLYRQGEFIDLCRGPHVPATGRIAAFKLTSIAGAYWRGDARNEQLQRIYGTAWANQKDLDAYLKRIEEAKQRDHRRLGPALDLFSLHPIAPGSPFFHPKGTLVYNILIQYVRNLYARYGYSEVISPLIYKTELWKTSGHYEAFHDDMFLMSVEDGEYGVKPMNCPGHCYLFASRKHSYRDLPIRYADFSRLHRFEQSGVLSGLTRVRSFTQDDAHIYCTPDQLDSELERFVAMTREVYTAFGFDRIEVTLQTRPEKYLGRLELWDAAEAALQRALEQSGFAVKILPGEGAFYGPKIGFDFRDVLERSWTLATVQIDCAMPDRFGLKYVTPEGNEATPVMLHRAVLGSIERFIAILLEHCGGNFPFWLAPVQAKILTVTEAQDAYAKTVHEQLSRAGIRSELDLRNEKLGYKIREAEVQKVPYMVVIGDKEVSTATVAPRGRKGEKISPLSVEMLIDRLNAERMPGGAP; from the coding sequence ATGAGCGCAAACGCCTCACACATCACTGTCACTCTCCCGGGCGGGGAGCAACGTTCGCTTCCCTCGGGAACCGCGCCGCGCGACATCTTTTCCAAAGCAGACAAAGCCATTGCCGCTCAGGTCAATGGGAAAGTGGTCGACCTCGCGCGACCTTTGACAGAAGATTGCACGATAGACTTGGTTGCCCCCGCCTCGCCCGCAGGACTCGAGGTGCTGCGCCATTCGACCGCTCATCTCATGGCGCAGGCGGTGAAACGGCTGTTTCCGAGTTGCCAGATCACGATCGGCCCGGTTATCGCGAATGGGTTCTACTACGATTTCAAATATGACCGCGCGTTTACTCCCGAGGATTTAGTGCAAATCGAAGCGGAGATGAAAAAGATCGTCTCCGAAAATTTTCCGATCTCGCGTGAAGAGCTGCCACGCGACCAGGCCGTGCGCTTCTTCCGTACCATGGGAGAAGACTATAAAGCGGAAATCATCGCGAGTATCCCATCGGACGAGCCTATTTCTCTGTATCGGCAAGGAGAATTTATCGACCTGTGCCGCGGCCCTCACGTCCCGGCCACTGGGCGCATCGCTGCCTTCAAATTGACCAGCATCGCCGGTGCGTACTGGCGCGGCGACGCACGGAACGAGCAACTCCAGCGCATCTACGGCACGGCGTGGGCGAACCAGAAGGACCTGGACGCCTATTTGAAAAGAATCGAGGAAGCCAAGCAGCGTGACCATCGCCGACTCGGGCCGGCGCTGGATCTCTTTTCCCTGCATCCCATCGCACCGGGCTCTCCGTTCTTTCACCCCAAAGGCACCCTGGTCTACAACATTCTGATCCAGTACGTCCGCAACCTGTACGCTCGCTACGGCTACAGCGAAGTCATCTCTCCGCTCATCTACAAAACCGAACTGTGGAAGACCTCCGGTCACTACGAAGCCTTTCACGACGACATGTTCCTGATGAGTGTGGAAGACGGGGAATATGGCGTAAAGCCGATGAACTGCCCGGGGCATTGTTATCTCTTTGCCTCGCGGAAGCATTCCTATCGAGACTTGCCGATTCGCTACGCCGATTTCAGCCGTCTCCATCGCTTCGAACAATCCGGGGTATTGTCCGGATTGACACGGGTACGCTCGTTTACCCAAGACGACGCGCATATTTACTGTACTCCCGACCAGTTGGACTCCGAACTCGAACGGTTCGTAGCCATGACCAGAGAGGTCTATACTGCCTTTGGCTTCGACCGTATCGAGGTCACGCTGCAAACACGCCCGGAAAAATACCTGGGGCGACTCGAACTCTGGGACGCGGCGGAAGCGGCACTCCAGCGTGCGTTGGAGCAGTCCGGGTTTGCCGTCAAAATCCTTCCCGGAGAGGGAGCATTTTACGGACCGAAGATCGGCTTCGATTTCCGGGACGTACTGGAGCGCTCCTGGACCCTTGCTACGGTGCAGATCGATTGCGCCATGCCGGACCGCTTCGGTCTCAAATATGTCACGCCCGAGGGAAACGAAGCTACCCCTGTGATGTTGCACCGTGCGGTGCTAGGGTCGATTGAGCGCTTTATCGCCATCTTGCTCGAACATTGCGGAGGGAACTTCCCTTTCTGGCTGGCACCGGTGCAGGCCAAAATCCTGACCGTCACCGAGGCCCAGGACGCATACGCGAAGACAGTGCACGAGCAACTGTCGAGGGCGGGCATTCGTAGCGAGTTGGACCTGCGCAATGAAAAGCTAGGCTATAAGATACGCGAGGCCGAAGTACAAAAAGTGCCCTACATGGTTGTTATCGGAGACAAAGAGGTAAGCACAGCGACAGTGGCGCCACGCGGACGCAAAGGGGAGAAAATTTCTCCCCTCTCGGTCGAGATGCTGATCGACCGCCTGAACGCTGAGCGCATGCCGGGAGGTGCGCCATAG
- a CDS encoding 50S ribosomal protein L9 has protein sequence MEIILQEDVPNLGHIGDIIKVRDGFGRNYLLPRGMALLADNRNLRVLEHQKRLAAVKKEQVLKVAHSLRDRIAALTVVIPARAGEEDRLFGSVTNQDIEKAMHAQGVAIERRKIVLPEPIKQLGTHAVSVHLGGEVQATVTVQVVRES, from the coding sequence ATGGAAATTATTCTGCAAGAAGATGTGCCTAATTTGGGCCATATCGGCGACATCATTAAAGTCCGCGACGGCTTTGGCCGCAATTATTTGCTCCCGCGAGGGATGGCCCTACTGGCCGACAACCGGAATCTGCGCGTGCTCGAACACCAAAAGCGGCTCGCGGCGGTAAAGAAAGAACAGGTCCTGAAAGTCGCACACTCGCTGCGTGACCGCATCGCCGCATTGACGGTGGTGATCCCGGCCCGCGCTGGCGAAGAGGATCGCCTTTTCGGATCGGTCACGAACCAAGATATCGAAAAGGCCATGCACGCTCAGGGAGTAGCTATCGAGCGGCGCAAGATCGTTCTGCCCGAACCCATTAAACAGCTTGGCACCCATGCGGTCTCCGTGCATCTTGGCGGCGAGGTACAAGCGACCGTCACCGTCCAGGTAGTGCGTGAGTCCTAA